A genomic window from Gemmatimonadaceae bacterium includes:
- a CDS encoding cupin domain-containing protein — MKPGSGPQPVRVVPKPWGHEVIWAHTDQYVGKLLYVKAGHALSVQYHNTKDETLHLLRGEMTYRIDRGNGLEEYPLRAGESFRNTPGQIHQMEAITDCEVLEASTPHLDDVVRLTDRYGREGTSAP; from the coding sequence ATGAAGCCAGGGTCTGGCCCTCAACCGGTGCGCGTGGTGCCCAAGCCGTGGGGGCACGAGGTGATCTGGGCGCACACGGACCAGTACGTGGGCAAGCTGCTGTACGTGAAGGCCGGGCACGCGCTGTCCGTGCAGTACCACAACACGAAGGACGAGACCCTGCACCTGCTGCGCGGCGAGATGACGTATCGCATCGACCGCGGCAACGGGCTGGAGGAGTACCCGCTGCGCGCCGGCGAGAGCTTCCGGAACACGCCGGGGCAGATCCACCAGATGGAAGCCATCACCGACTGCGAGGTCCTCGAGGCCTCCACGCCGCACCTGGACGACGTGGTGCGGCTCACCGACCGCTACGGACGAGAGGGGACGAGCGCACCGTGA
- a CDS encoding ribbon-helix-helix protein, CopG family — protein sequence MADASPLARISMTIPPDALRRADRLAKQAGRSRSWVLAEAVRRLELSEEAPAPSPSRAPASIPPRLDASRRAQLRADLALTPLERVLAAERTAREVPRRRFAALYAGFDRFEDYLEWKRLEATGLL from the coding sequence ATGGCCGACGCCTCCCCGCTTGCCCGCATCAGTATGACGATTCCGCCGGACGCGCTCCGGCGGGCCGACCGACTCGCGAAGCAGGCCGGCCGCTCGCGCAGTTGGGTGCTGGCCGAGGCGGTGCGGCGCTTGGAGCTGTCGGAGGAGGCGCCAGCTCCATCACCATCGAGGGCCCCCGCGTCCATCCCGCCACGTCTCGACGCCTCGCGTCGTGCGCAGCTGCGTGCGGACCTCGCGCTCACGCCGCTCGAGCGCGTCCTCGCCGCGGAGCGGACGGCACGCGAGGTACCGCGGCGACGCTTTGCTGCGCTGTACGCGGGCTTCGATCGCTTCGAGGACTATCTGGAATGGAAGCGCTTGGAAGCGACCGGCCTCCTGTAG
- the atpF gene encoding F0F1 ATP synthase subunit B has protein sequence MRTLLSAVALLLLTASPASAAAEGGKVNLLLPHTGLIFWTIVVFFVTFFLLYKFAWGPILAAVQGREQAILDAMASAERDRNEAAKMVAEQKAAIEAARTEAQRYIAEGRATAESMRAEMLEQTRQQQAELLERARKEIESEKSKAIDELRREAVDLALAGAGKLVGQKLDAATDRQMVEQYLASLGKK, from the coding sequence ATGCGCACGCTCCTCTCCGCCGTTGCCCTGCTCCTCCTGACTGCCTCGCCGGCGTCCGCCGCGGCCGAAGGCGGCAAGGTCAACCTGCTCCTGCCGCACACCGGGCTGATCTTCTGGACGATCGTCGTCTTCTTCGTGACGTTCTTCCTGCTCTACAAGTTCGCCTGGGGCCCGATCCTCGCCGCCGTGCAGGGCCGCGAGCAGGCGATCCTCGACGCGATGGCCTCGGCCGAGCGTGACCGCAACGAGGCGGCCAAGATGGTCGCCGAGCAGAAGGCTGCGATCGAAGCCGCGCGCACCGAGGCGCAGCGCTACATCGCCGAGGGCCGCGCGACGGCCGAGTCGATGCGCGCCGAGATGCTGGAGCAGACGCGGCAGCAGCAGGCCGAGCTGCTCGAGCGCGCCCGCAAGGAGATCGAGTCCGAGAAGTCCAAGGCCATCGACGAGCTCCGGCGCGAGGCGGTGGACCTAGCCCTCGCCGGCGCCGGCAAGCTCGTCGGGCAGAAGCTCGACGCCGCCACCGACCGCCAGATGGTCGAGCAGTACCTCGCCTCGCTCGGGAAGAAGTAA
- a CDS encoding class I SAM-dependent DNA methyltransferase: MRLPWNEIRPRAAAFAKKWAGKGYEKGETQLFYRDFFDVFGVPVQRVAQFERPVKALDAGKSGFIDLFWKGVLLVEQKSKGRDLASAREQALDYFPGLKDSELPRFLLVSDFQNFELKDLVTDASVSFALAELPKHVEKFGFILGVEKRAFDDQDPVNIKAAELVGKIHDRLEESGYTGHDLEVFLVRLVFCLFADDTGIFEPRESFLDYLQHRTQDDGSDLGPKLALLFQTLNTPEDRRNSTLDEDLARFPYVNGQLFSDAISIPSFDAPTRKLLLEACEFDWAGISPAIFGSLFQSVMDAKERRAQGAHYTTEKNILKVIKPLFLDALWAEFRRLDALRSDRRKRLLEFQQKLGTLRFLDPACGCGNFLIIAYRELRTLEIEVLRALRGKSDQLEADTAVLSVVDVDQFFGIEFSEFPARIAETAMWMMDHIMNNRLSLEFGQSYARIPLRKSPTIKHGDALEMDWAEVLSPERCSYVLGNPPFIGSKFQSPEQRAQVRRVANLGGSGGSLDYVAAWFILAGRYVGARPIGIGFVATNSITQGEQVAQLWPLLFEQSKLEIAFAHRTFAWGSDARGKAHVHVVIIGLARAEHAPPARRLYSYEDINGEPFESVHSVLSPYLFDASQLANPHVVVAEVSRPVNGLPRLLSGSQPIDGGHYVFTPDERRAFLRLEPEARPLFRPFVGAEEFLNGGERYLLFARDASPETLKRLPMVRERVAAVRTFRRTSKREGTQQLADTPTLFQVNVIPDSTFLVVPEVSSERREYIPIGWLEPPVIPSNLVRVMEQATLGQFGLLTSAMHMSWMRHIGGRLKSDYRYAIGLVYNTFPLPAGGTAVLAQIEPMAQAVLDARAEHREATLADLYDPDTMPSALRRAHQALDRAVERLYRKAPFKTDRERAEYLLGFYEKMVSPLGVGAAPRRGTRKPRG, translated from the coding sequence ATGCGACTCCCGTGGAACGAGATTCGGCCGCGCGCCGCGGCCTTCGCGAAGAAGTGGGCGGGTAAGGGCTACGAGAAGGGCGAGACCCAGCTCTTCTACCGAGATTTCTTCGACGTCTTCGGGGTCCCGGTGCAGCGCGTGGCACAGTTCGAGCGACCGGTCAAGGCGCTCGATGCCGGGAAGTCGGGGTTCATCGACCTCTTCTGGAAGGGCGTGCTGCTCGTGGAGCAGAAGAGCAAGGGCCGTGACCTGGCGTCGGCGCGCGAGCAGGCGCTCGACTACTTCCCGGGGCTCAAGGACAGCGAGCTGCCGCGGTTCCTGCTCGTGAGCGACTTCCAGAACTTTGAACTCAAGGACCTGGTCACCGATGCTTCGGTGAGCTTTGCGCTGGCGGAGCTCCCCAAGCACGTCGAGAAGTTCGGATTCATCCTCGGCGTGGAGAAGCGGGCCTTCGACGACCAGGATCCGGTCAACATCAAGGCCGCAGAGCTGGTCGGGAAGATCCACGACCGCCTTGAGGAGTCCGGCTACACGGGGCACGACCTCGAGGTCTTTCTCGTGCGCCTGGTCTTCTGCCTGTTCGCGGACGACACGGGTATCTTCGAGCCCCGCGAGAGCTTCCTCGACTACCTGCAGCACCGGACGCAGGACGACGGGTCGGACCTCGGGCCGAAGCTCGCGCTGCTGTTCCAGACGCTCAACACGCCTGAGGACCGGCGCAACAGCACGCTCGACGAGGACTTGGCGCGGTTCCCCTACGTGAACGGCCAGCTGTTCAGCGATGCGATCTCGATCCCGTCGTTCGATGCACCGACGCGGAAGCTGCTCCTCGAGGCCTGTGAGTTCGACTGGGCCGGCATCTCACCGGCCATATTCGGCTCGCTGTTCCAGTCGGTAATGGACGCCAAGGAGCGCCGTGCGCAGGGAGCGCATTACACCACCGAGAAGAACATCCTCAAGGTCATCAAGCCGCTGTTCCTCGATGCGCTGTGGGCGGAGTTCCGCCGGCTCGACGCACTCAGGTCGGATCGGCGCAAGCGGCTGCTCGAGTTCCAGCAGAAGCTCGGCACGCTGCGCTTCCTCGACCCGGCCTGCGGCTGCGGCAACTTCCTCATCATCGCCTACCGTGAGCTGCGCACGCTCGAGATCGAGGTCTTGCGCGCGTTGCGCGGCAAGTCGGATCAGCTCGAAGCTGACACCGCGGTGCTGTCCGTGGTGGACGTGGACCAGTTCTTCGGCATCGAGTTCAGCGAGTTCCCGGCGCGCATCGCCGAGACGGCGATGTGGATGATGGACCACATTATGAACAATCGGCTGTCGTTGGAGTTCGGGCAGTCGTATGCGCGTATCCCGCTGCGGAAGTCGCCGACGATCAAGCACGGGGATGCGCTCGAAATGGACTGGGCGGAGGTGTTGTCGCCGGAGCGCTGCAGCTATGTACTCGGCAATCCGCCCTTCATCGGGAGCAAGTTCCAGAGTCCGGAGCAGCGTGCGCAGGTGCGGCGCGTGGCAAACCTCGGCGGCAGCGGCGGGTCGTTGGACTATGTGGCCGCGTGGTTTATTCTCGCGGGTCGCTATGTGGGGGCGAGGCCGATTGGCATTGGATTCGTGGCGACGAACAGCATCACGCAGGGCGAGCAGGTGGCGCAGCTGTGGCCGCTGCTGTTCGAGCAGAGCAAGCTGGAGATTGCCTTCGCGCACCGGACCTTCGCGTGGGGCAGCGATGCGCGGGGGAAGGCGCACGTGCACGTGGTGATTATCGGGCTCGCGCGCGCCGAGCACGCGCCGCCGGCGCGCCGGCTGTACTCGTATGAGGACATCAACGGGGAGCCGTTTGAGAGCGTGCATTCGGTGTTGAGTCCATATCTGTTCGATGCGTCGCAGTTGGCGAATCCGCACGTGGTGGTGGCGGAGGTTTCGCGGCCAGTCAACGGCTTGCCGCGTCTGCTGAGCGGATCGCAGCCCATTGATGGCGGTCACTACGTCTTCACTCCCGATGAGCGCAGGGCATTCCTGAGGCTTGAACCCGAGGCTCGGCCGCTCTTCCGGCCGTTCGTGGGCGCGGAAGAGTTCCTGAACGGAGGCGAGCGCTATCTCCTGTTCGCGCGCGATGCTTCGCCCGAGACGCTGAAGCGGCTTCCGATGGTCAGGGAACGCGTTGCGGCGGTACGGACGTTTCGTCGAACCAGTAAGCGAGAGGGCACGCAGCAGCTGGCGGACACGCCGACCCTATTCCAGGTCAACGTGATTCCAGACTCGACGTTCCTGGTCGTGCCCGAGGTGAGCTCGGAGCGTCGCGAGTATATCCCCATTGGCTGGCTCGAGCCGCCGGTGATACCGAGCAACCTTGTGCGCGTGATGGAACAGGCCACCCTGGGCCAGTTCGGGCTCCTCACGTCAGCGATGCATATGAGCTGGATGCGTCACATCGGTGGCCGGCTCAAGAGCGATTATCGCTACGCCATCGGGCTCGTGTACAACACGTTCCCGCTACCGGCCGGTGGTACCGCCGTGCTCGCCCAGATTGAACCGATGGCGCAGGCCGTGCTCGATGCCCGCGCCGAGCACCGGGAGGCCACCCTCGCCGACCTCTACGACCCCGACACGATGCCGTCCGCGCTCCGCAGGGCGCACCAGGCCCTCGACCGCGCGGTCGAGCGGCTCTACCGCAAGGCACCGTTCAAGACCGACCGCGAACGCGCGGAGTACCTGCTGGGCTTCTACGAGAAGATGGTGAGCCCGCTCGGCGTCGGCGCAGCCCCGCGGCGCGGGACGCGCAAACCGAGAGGCTAG
- a CDS encoding NTP transferase domain-containing protein: MKVIIPLAGKGTRLRPHTHTVPKPMLKVAGKPVMDYVMDDVAKLTGVEQVVYITGHLKEKVEAHAKATYSIPGVYVEQKVQDGTAGAVELARPYVDQPVLIIFVDTIFDADLSVVETSDDDGIIWTKEVEDYQRFGVVVTDANGHMTKIVEKPSTPISKRANIGLYYIKNWKLLYEGIAHTLQQPANKGEWYLTDAFQYMIDHGAKIRVIDVGGWYDAGKLDTLLETNRTMLEKGRAAQMGTVKDSKIIEPVRIEAGAVVEGSTVGPNVVIGAGTSVRGCTLRDTIVGDRSTLDGCTLHDSMIGDSVVLEGVTGAVTLGDNAEVKR; the protein is encoded by the coding sequence GTGAAAGTGATCATCCCGTTGGCCGGCAAGGGCACGCGCCTGAGGCCGCACACGCACACCGTGCCCAAGCCGATGCTCAAGGTGGCCGGCAAGCCGGTGATGGACTACGTGATGGACGACGTCGCCAAGCTCACGGGCGTCGAACAGGTCGTCTACATCACCGGGCACCTGAAGGAGAAGGTCGAGGCGCACGCCAAGGCGACGTACTCGATTCCGGGTGTGTACGTGGAGCAGAAGGTGCAGGACGGCACCGCCGGCGCGGTGGAACTCGCGCGGCCGTACGTGGACCAGCCGGTGCTGATCATCTTCGTCGATACCATCTTCGACGCCGACCTGTCGGTGGTGGAGACCAGCGACGATGACGGCATCATCTGGACGAAGGAGGTCGAGGACTATCAGCGTTTCGGCGTCGTGGTCACCGACGCCAACGGCCATATGACGAAGATCGTCGAGAAGCCGAGCACGCCGATCAGCAAGCGGGCGAACATCGGGCTCTACTACATCAAGAACTGGAAGCTGCTGTACGAGGGCATCGCCCACACGCTGCAGCAGCCGGCGAACAAGGGGGAGTGGTATCTCACCGACGCGTTCCAGTATATGATCGACCACGGGGCCAAGATCCGCGTGATTGACGTGGGCGGCTGGTACGACGCCGGCAAGCTCGACACGCTGCTCGAGACGAACCGCACGATGCTCGAGAAGGGCCGCGCGGCGCAGATGGGCACGGTGAAGGACTCGAAGATCATCGAGCCGGTGCGGATCGAGGCAGGCGCAGTGGTCGAGGGCTCGACGGTGGGGCCGAACGTCGTGATCGGGGCGGGGACGTCGGTGAGGGGCTGCACCCTGCGGGATACGATCGTGGGGGATCGCTCGACGCTGGATGGCTGCACGCTGCACGATTCGATGATCGGGGACTCGGTAGTGCTCGAGGGGGTCACGGGGGCGGTGACGCTCGGGGATAATGCTGAGGTGAAGCGGTAA
- a CDS encoding 4Fe-4S dicluster domain-containing protein — translation MTDSSGPLDRRSFFSQGLTRALRELVGAVEHKVVQSQYLRPPGALPEAAFLAACTRCGACADVCPVHAITKLPPKAGLAAGTPTLDVGLTACLMCETMPCAAVCPTPALDVPPWGWRDVKMAQVEIDTGRCITYRDVECGICARVCPVGEDALKMDDRGRPVIGAACTGCGQCLNACVTTPTSLSARPLEML, via the coding sequence GTGACGGATAGCTCGGGACCGCTCGACCGCCGCTCGTTCTTCTCGCAGGGCCTCACCCGGGCCCTGCGCGAGCTCGTGGGTGCGGTTGAGCACAAGGTCGTGCAGTCGCAGTACCTGCGGCCCCCGGGCGCCTTGCCGGAGGCGGCGTTCCTCGCGGCCTGCACGCGCTGCGGGGCCTGCGCGGACGTGTGCCCGGTGCACGCCATCACCAAGCTGCCACCGAAGGCGGGCTTGGCGGCCGGGACGCCGACGCTGGACGTGGGCCTGACGGCCTGCCTGATGTGCGAGACGATGCCCTGCGCCGCAGTCTGTCCGACGCCGGCGCTGGACGTGCCGCCCTGGGGCTGGCGCGATGTGAAGATGGCGCAGGTGGAGATCGACACGGGGCGGTGTATCACGTACCGCGACGTGGAATGCGGGATTTGTGCGCGGGTCTGCCCGGTGGGCGAGGACGCGCTGAAGATGGACGACCGTGGTCGCCCGGTGATCGGGGCGGCCTGTACCGGCTGCGGGCAGTGCTTGAACGCGTGCGTGACGACGCCGACAAGCCTGAGTGCGCGGCCCTTGGAGATGCTCTGA
- a CDS encoding XRE family transcriptional regulator — translation MSLKPLQLLREARAVTQASVAAAMRLTQPAVSKLERRADVSVRALRDYIAALGGTLEVTAKFTDGAVPLLDADETYVSRVPLRKVAERRPAWGNTLPPDWIAEIERVRRLTPEDRLEEAAELSAFLAETRRV, via the coding sequence ATGTCGCTCAAGCCACTTCAATTGCTCCGTGAAGCGCGCGCCGTGACACAGGCCAGCGTAGCCGCTGCGATGCGGTTGACCCAGCCCGCCGTGTCAAAGCTCGAGCGCCGCGCGGACGTGTCGGTGCGAGCGTTGCGCGACTATATCGCGGCGCTCGGCGGGACGCTCGAGGTGACTGCGAAATTCACGGACGGTGCGGTTCCGCTGCTCGATGCTGACGAGACGTACGTGTCGCGAGTTCCGCTGCGAAAGGTCGCGGAGCGCCGGCCCGCGTGGGGCAATACACTGCCCCCTGACTGGATCGCCGAGATCGAACGCGTGCGTCGCCTCACGCCAGAGGACCGCCTCGAAGAGGCCGCTGAGCTCTCGGCGTTCTTGGCGGAGACGCGACGTGTTTGA
- the atpE gene encoding ATP synthase F0 subunit C: MLGAAVGAGLAVVGAGMGIGRIGGSAVEGMARQPEAAGKIQTAALILAAFIEGAALFGIVVAFSIQGKF, encoded by the coding sequence ATGCTCGGTGCCGCCGTCGGCGCCGGTCTCGCCGTCGTCGGTGCCGGTATGGGCATCGGCCGCATCGGCGGCTCGGCCGTCGAAGGGATGGCCCGTCAGCCGGAAGCGGCTGGCAAGATCCAGACGGCTGCGCTGATCCTCGCCGCTTTCATCGAAGGCGCCGCGCTGTTCGGCATCGTCGTCGCGTTCTCGATCCAGGGCAAGTTCTAA
- a CDS encoding Gfo/Idh/MocA family oxidoreductase, which yields MDRRDLLKQALAAGAGLAAASALTPLPAIAESIDAVRAPQSAPPRARGVATMKGVPFEPRATVRFAIVGTGLRGRSILSELLAIDGVQVVALADIVPEKAARAVKMCTDAGRPEPAMYTNGERDYERLVQRDDIDFVYTATPWEWHTPVMLAAMRAGKHCGTECPTGITLQDLWSLVDESERSRRHCLQLENCNYGYNEMLVNRLVHDGVFGEIQHGAAAYIHDLRTILFETRDEGLWRRDWHTKIDGNLYPTHGLGPVAWYMDIHRGDAFDYLVSMSTEERGLTLHREATVSDRSDPKWRERYVTGDLNTSLIRTKRGRTILLQHDVSSPRPYSRLNHVAGTKGCFEDYPARIYIEGRGQSHRWAAIDEYKRTHEDPLWTNIGEMARNKGGHGGMDFVMMWRLVQCLREGLVPDFDVYDAAAWSAPLPLSQMSVAQGSQPMKFPDFTRGEWEKGRA from the coding sequence ATGGATCGCCGCGACCTGCTGAAGCAGGCGCTGGCTGCAGGCGCAGGACTCGCCGCCGCATCCGCCCTCACTCCGCTCCCGGCGATCGCCGAGTCGATTGACGCGGTCCGCGCCCCGCAGTCCGCGCCGCCGCGGGCGCGTGGCGTGGCGACGATGAAAGGCGTGCCCTTCGAGCCGCGCGCCACGGTGCGCTTCGCGATCGTGGGCACGGGGCTGCGCGGGCGCTCGATCCTCTCCGAACTACTGGCGATCGACGGCGTGCAGGTCGTTGCTCTCGCCGATATCGTGCCCGAGAAGGCCGCACGCGCCGTGAAGATGTGTACCGACGCCGGACGTCCGGAGCCAGCGATGTACACGAATGGCGAGCGCGATTACGAACGCCTCGTGCAGCGCGACGACATCGACTTCGTCTACACGGCCACGCCCTGGGAATGGCACACGCCGGTGATGCTGGCCGCGATGCGCGCCGGCAAGCACTGCGGGACCGAGTGCCCCACCGGAATCACGCTGCAGGACCTGTGGTCGCTGGTGGACGAGAGCGAGCGCTCGCGGCGCCACTGCCTGCAGTTGGAGAACTGCAACTACGGCTACAACGAGATGCTGGTGAACCGCCTCGTGCACGACGGCGTGTTCGGCGAGATCCAGCACGGCGCGGCGGCCTACATCCACGACCTGCGCACGATCCTCTTCGAGACCCGCGACGAGGGCCTCTGGCGCCGCGACTGGCACACGAAGATCGACGGCAACCTCTACCCGACGCACGGGCTGGGGCCGGTGGCCTGGTATATGGACATCCATCGCGGCGATGCCTTCGACTACCTGGTCTCGATGAGCACGGAGGAGCGCGGCCTCACGCTGCACCGCGAGGCGACGGTCAGCGACCGTAGCGATCCCAAGTGGCGCGAGCGCTACGTTACGGGCGACCTCAACACCTCGCTGATCCGCACCAAGCGCGGCCGCACGATCCTGCTGCAGCACGATGTCTCCAGCCCGCGGCCCTATTCGCGGCTCAACCACGTGGCCGGCACCAAGGGCTGCTTCGAGGACTACCCGGCGCGCATCTATATAGAAGGGCGCGGCCAGTCCCATCGCTGGGCGGCGATCGACGAATACAAGCGCACGCACGAAGACCCGTTGTGGACGAACATCGGCGAGATGGCTCGCAACAAGGGCGGCCACGGCGGGATGGACTTCGTGATGATGTGGCGGCTCGTCCAATGCTTGCGCGAGGGCCTGGTGCCGGACTTCGATGTGTATGACGCGGCCGCCTGGAGCGCGCCGCTGCCGCTCTCGCAGATGAGCGTGGCGCAGGGCTCCCAGCCGATGAAGTTCCCGGACTTCACGCGTGGCGAATGGGAGAAGGGCAGGGCGTAG
- a CDS encoding F0F1 ATP synthase subunit delta, protein MRESSIARNYAEALLTLAGKAKDTAGFGALIGALGDAVSGDAQLQHFLEAPRISAAQKGAVLGKALADKAPRSFVLFVQKLITNRRQMLIPAIATEYHDLLDAAEGRVHARVTVARSYDAAATASLAKALSAAIGKTVVPHVTVDERIIGGVVVRVGDQVMDGSMRRKLGKLRTALVGAR, encoded by the coding sequence ATGCGCGAGTCCTCGATCGCGCGGAACTACGCCGAAGCCCTGCTGACCCTTGCCGGCAAGGCGAAGGACACGGCCGGCTTCGGCGCGCTCATCGGCGCGCTGGGCGACGCGGTGAGCGGTGACGCGCAGCTGCAGCACTTCCTCGAGGCGCCGCGGATCAGCGCCGCGCAGAAGGGCGCGGTGCTGGGCAAGGCGCTGGCCGACAAGGCGCCGCGCAGCTTCGTGCTCTTCGTGCAGAAGCTGATCACCAACCGCCGGCAGATGCTGATCCCGGCGATCGCCACCGAGTACCACGACCTGCTCGATGCCGCCGAAGGCCGCGTGCACGCGCGCGTGACCGTGGCGCGCAGCTATGACGCCGCGGCGACGGCGTCGCTGGCCAAGGCGCTGAGCGCGGCGATCGGCAAGACCGTGGTGCCGCACGTGACGGTGGACGAGCGCATCATCGGCGGCGTGGTGGTGCGCGTCGGCGACCAGGTGATGGACGGGTCGATGCGGCGGAAGCTCGGCAAGCTGCGCACGGCGTTGGTGGGCGCGCGCTAG